Proteins from a single region of Carassius gibelio isolate Cgi1373 ecotype wild population from Czech Republic chromosome B15, carGib1.2-hapl.c, whole genome shotgun sequence:
- the LOC127972919 gene encoding suppressor of tumorigenicity 14 protein homolog, which produces MSSAVFKQEGNGRHEQVSFLTNEQKMAPARKRSIAVGVFIALLVVAAVVGFLVWLFVVRSKELENEALRKRSSSTLVYSGQMKLLKPEYSPAYENLDSAEFQQVARELEGIMNDTFTRDPLLSKYYTKSVVTGFSEGTLAYHWSQFDVPAADQEIVPELTGERVVEALRRSIQQEGRHVGSIAVSASSITASSTDPRMARDPRSKNCFYSLMADTTNKEFRSPGYPVRYPVYSRCQWQIRAPKGYAIIVKFRTFHTEDDCANDYVAIYDSLSPDNTHAITKQCGLRPPTNPLEVVSSGNLMLVYLITDKVQKSGFIADYAAIPAIAAGNCGASLTAPTGNFTSPHFPSFYPPLVDCSWNINVPADKKIKLEFNMFRVKELGVDTNICQKDFIEVLGKKYCGEKGILVLSSTTNILEVKFHSDESYTDKGFMIHYSSIDPLNPCPGQFACTSGYCLKKEQHCDGWSDCEDMSDEKNCSCENEQFTCRNGLCRPQFFVCDRANDCGDNSDEEHCDCGRAEERCGDGSCIAQELKCDGKNDCPDGSDEVSCVSSAVICNEFSFMCKDRKCVSKVNPECDRDVDCSDGSDEQGCDCGVRPYKHNRIVGGQNADVGEWPWQVSLHFQTSGHVCGASIISNKWLLSAAHCFIQPDPAYKQISNWLTYSGLRDQNIQDSVQRRTLKTIITHPKYDSMTYDYDISVLELSDPLNFTNTVHPICLPAPTHVFWAGSACFVTGWGTLREDGSVAQILQKAEVKVINDTVCNMVTEGQVTSRMMCSGYLTGGVDACQGDSGGPLVCRSDVGKWFQAGIVSWGEGCARRNKPGVYTRVTKLRDWIREVTNI; this is translated from the exons GAAGGGAACGGGCGTCATGAGCAGGTCAGCTTCCTGACGAATGAACAGAAGATGGCACCGGCACGGAAGAGGAGCATTGCCGTGGGGGTCTTCATCGCCCTGTTGGTAGTGGCTGCAGTGGTCGGATTTCTTGTGTGGCTCTTTGTTG TCAGGAGCAAAGAATTGGAAAATGAGGCCTTACGTAAACGCAGCTCATCCACACTGGTTTACAGTGGACAGATGAAGCTTCTCAAACCCGAGTACAGCCCAGCATACGAGAATCTCGACAGTGCAGAATTCCAACAAGTGGCAAGGGAGTTGGAAGGAATT ATGAACGATACATTCACCAGAGATCCTCTCCTTTCCAAATACTATACCAAGTCTGTCGTCACTGGCTTCAG TGAAGGAACCTTAGCGTATCACTGGTCTCAATTTGACGTTCCTGCGGCGGACCAAGAGATCGTCCCAGAGCTGACAGGCGAGCGCGTGGTGGAGGCTCTGCGGAGGAGCATCCAGCAGGAGGGCAGACATGTCGGGAGCATTGCAGTCTCTGCCAGCAGCATCACTGCTTCAT ccaCAGACCCTCGGATGGCCAGGGACCCCAGATCCA AGAACTGCTTTTACAGTCTCATGGCTGACACCACCAACAAAGAGTTTAGATCTCCGGGATACCCTGTGAGATACCCAGTTTACTCCCGATGCCAGTGGCAGATCCGCGCTCCGAAAGGTTACGCCATCATTGTCAAGTTCAGGACCTTCCACACAGAGGATGACTGTGCCAATGATTATGTAGCCATCTATGACTCGCTCAGTCCTGACAACACGCATGCTATCACAAA ACAGTGTGGACTTCGACCTCCTACAAATCCCCTTGAGGTAGTTTCTTCTGGTAACCTGATGCTCGTATATCTAATCACAGATAAGGTCCAGAAATCTGGGTTCATAGCGGATTACGCTGCCATTCCCGCTATTGCTG CAGGGAACTGTGGAGCATCTCTGACTGCACCCACTGGAAACTTCACCTCTCCTCATTTTCCTAGTTTCTATCCTCCTTTGGTGGACTGCAGCTGGAATATCAAT GTCCCTGCTGACAAAAAGATAAAGCTTGAGTTCAATATGTTCCGTGTGAAAGAGCTGGGGGTGGACACTAACATCTGTCAGAAAGACTTCATAGAGGTGCTGGGGAAAAA GTATTGTGGAGAGAAAGGCATACTTGTTCTCTCTAGCACCACCAATATCTTGGAAGTGAAGTTCCATTCAGATGAATCTTACACTGATAAGGGTTTCATGATCCATTACTCCTCCATTGACCCTTTAAACC CTTGCCCTGGTCAGTTTGCATGCACCTCTGGCTACTGCTTAAAAAAAGAGCAACACTGTGATGGGTGGAGCGACTGCGAAGACATGAGTGATGAGAAAAACTGCA gCTGTGAAAACGAACAGTTCACTTGCAGAAATGGCCTGTGTAGGCCTCAGTTCTTTGTGTGTGACCGAGCAAATGACTGTGGTGACAATAGTGATGAGGAACATTGTG ATTGTGGCAGAGCTGAGGAAAGGTGCGGAGATGGCTCCTGCATCGCACAAGAATTGAAATGCGATGGGAAAAATGACTGTCCTGATGGCAGTGATGAGGTCTCATGTGTATCAT CGGCCGTTATCTGCAATGAATTCTCCTTCATGTGTAAAGACCGCAAATGTGTGAGCAAAGTGAATCCAGAGTGTGATCGTGATGTGGACTGCTCCGATGGTTCGGATGAACAGGGATGTG ACTGTGGAGTCCGGCCATATAAGCACAACCGTATTGTGGGTGGGCAGAACGCAGATGTGGGTGAATGGCCGTGGCAGGTCAGTCTACATTTCCAGACCAGCGGACACGTTTGCGGCGCATCCATCATCTCCAACAAATGGCTGCTGTCCGCTGCCCACTGCTTCATCCAGCCTGATCCAGC CTACAAACAGATATCCAACTGGCTGACGTACAGTGGTCTGCGGGACCAGAACATCCAGGACTCTGTTCAGAGGCGCACTTTGAAGACCATCATCACCCACCCAAAATACGACTCCATGACCTACGATTATGACATCTCAGTGCTAGAACTGAGCGATCCATTGAACTTCACCAACACCGTGCATCCCATCTGCCTTCCAGCACCGACTCACGTCTTCTGGGCCGGGAGCGCCTGCTTTGTTACGGGCTGGGGCACACTCAGAGAGGACG GAAGTGTTGCACAGATCTTGCAGAAAGCAGAAGTAAAGGTGATTAATGATACAGTATGCAACATGGTGACTGAAGGTCAGGTGACCTCTAGAATGATGTGTAGCGGCTACCTCACTGGAGGTGTGGACGCTTGTCAG GGAGACTCCGGCGGTCCTCTTGTATGTCGTTCCGATGTTGGCAAATGGTTCCAGGCTGGAATAGTGAGCTGGGGAGAAGGCTGCGCTCGGCGGAACAAGCCGGGTGTCTACACACGTGTCACCAAACTGCGGGACTGGATCCGTGAAGTCACAAACATATAG
- the LOC127972846 gene encoding kin of IRRE-like protein 1: MLTFYIALCLLGTVSQASYFSQQPQDQVVVAGQSVTLPCVIVGYRSMVQWTKDGLALGGERDLPGWVRYSLMGDPLSGEHSLVIDSAELGDDAVYECQATQAGLRSHRAKLTVLVPPSDPVVDGGPVVRLKAHTPHNLTCRASGAKPAADITWYRDGEIMHDAIYSKTLMEDGKRETAVSMLPMVPEDSDSGRTYTCRVLNPAAPAGRQTSVTISVQHPPSVTLSVQPQTVMEGAKVLFICSASANPEITGYRWSKGGVPISEANGDSLEVTVDHSYFTDPVSCEVSNSVGSTNVSTLVDVQFGPKLLTEPKPQIVDIGMDAAFTCSWTGNPPLTLAWTKQGSTVVLSNSNTLQLKAVAQDDSGTYTCKAIVPRIGVAERDVTLTVNGPPIIMAEATQQAVKHSKGKLECLVGSSPPPDKIVWTFGDTILSSGSSGRFSVQTVHSDRGVLSSLILSETLAQDFQLRYNCTAWNRFGTGTALVTLEEQEALPLLIIIGASVGGGCVFIVCVITLVSICCRHTAKGKKGTRLSKSDIRVQNINSDHNAARGNDDEEDVKEPMAPNSSESPGTSRTEHSDLLEEEDDERSDIKDPTNGYYNVRAHEDRHITRTGFSEYVPNARPVYTPSQLPSPSPLYGQQSTQPRIYDFPQLYTTTPATRTTYEQQQSQQPQQQQQAPTIYPQEPLCAGYGRAFTSYIKPASFEKADGYEHSDQASKVSNSSRFSYASSQVSSQQSDYGRPSQQRMQTHV, from the exons GTTGGGTACGTTACTCTCTGATGGGAGACCCGCTATCAGGAGAGCACAGCTTGGTGATCGATTCAGCTGAGCTTGGCGATGATGCGGTCTACGAGTGTCAAGCCACGCAGGCTGGGCTGCGATCACACAGAGCCAAACTGACGGTGCTGG TGCCACCATCAGATCCCGTAGTGGATGGAGGGCCAGTGGTCCGTCTCAAAGCTCATACACCCCATAACCTGACATGCCGGGCATCTGGAGCCAAACCTGCCGCAGATATTACCTGGTACCGAGATGGAGAGATAATGCATGATGCCATCTACTCAAAG ACTTTGATGGAGGATGGAAAGAGAGAAACAGCGGTTAGCATGCTTCCCATGGTGCCTGAGGACAGCGATTCTGGACGTACATACACCTGCAGGGTCCTAAACCCAGCCGCCCCTGCAGGTCGCCAAACTTCAGTTACCATCAGTGTTCAGC ATCCTCCATCTGTGACTCTCTCTGTTCAGCCCCAGACGGTGATGGAGGGAGCAAAAGTGTTGTTCATCTGCTCTGCCTCTGCCAACCCTGAGATCACAGGTTACAG ATGGTCCAAAGGTGGGGTTCCTATCTCAGAGGCCAATGGTGACAGCCTGGAGGTGACTGTAGACCACTCTTACTTCACAGACCCAGTCTCCTGCGAAGTGTCCAACTCAGTAGGAAGCACTAATGTCAGCACCTTGGTGGATGTACAAT TTGGTCCCAAGCTGCTGACCGAACCAAAACCCCAGATAGTGGACATAGGGATGGATGCTGCTTTCACATGCTCATGGACGGGCAACCCTCCCCTCACTCTGGCCTGGACAAAACAAGGCTCCACTGTG GTGCTCAGCAATAGTAACACCCTTCAGCTGAAAGCAGTTGCACAAGATGATTCTGGGACATACACCTGCAAAGCCATCGTGCCTCGGATTGGTGTGGCAGAGAGAGATGTAACTCTAACTGTCAACG GCCCTCCCATCATCATGGCAGAGGCCACGCAGCAGGCCGTCAAGCATTCCAAGGGCAAGCTGGAGTGTCTAGTGGGCAGCAGCCCTCCTCCTGACAAGATT GTGTGGACATTTGGAGACACGATCTTGTCATCTGGCTCTTCGGGTCGGTTTTCCGTGCAGACGGTACACAGTGACCGAGGGGTCCTCTCCTCGCTAATCCTCTCAGAGACTCTGGCCCAGGATTTCCAGCTTCGGTACAACTGCACTGCTTGGAACCGCTTTGGTACAGGCACGGCACTGGTCACTCTTGAAGAGCAAG AGGCCCTCCCCTTGCTTATTATCATTGGAGCATCAGTGGGCGGAGGCTGTGTCTTCATCGTTTGCGTCATAACCCTGGTTTCCATCTGCTGCCGCCACACTGCTAAag GCAAAAAGGGCACACGTCTGTCTAAGAGCGACATCCGCGTACAAAACATAAACAGCGACCACAACGCAGCCAGAGGAAACGACGATGAGGAGGATGTGAAGGAGCCTATG GCTCCCAACAGCAGTGAGTCTCCAGGAACGTCTCGCACAGAGCACAGCGACCTGCTggaagaggaggatgatgagAGATCAGATATCAAG GATCCCACAAATGGCTACTACAATGTTCGGGCTCACGAGGACCGCCACATTACAAGAACTGGCTTCTCTGAATATGTCCCTAATGCTCGCCCAGTCTACACTCCCTCTCAGCTTCCCTCGCCGAGCCCCTTATACGGCCAACAGTCCACTCAGCCTCGGATTTATGACTTCCCCCAGCTTTACACCACAACCCCTGCCACACGCACCACCTATGAGCAACAGCAGTCACAACAACCACAGCAACAACAGCAAGCTCCTACCATCTATCCTCAGGAGCCACTCTGTGCGGGCTATGGCCGTGCCTTCACAAGCTACATCAAACCTGCATCCTTCGAGAAGGCTGACGGGTATGAGCATTCAGACCAGGCCAGCAAGGTGTCCAACTCCTCCCGTTTCTCATACGCATCCTCACAGGTGTCGTCGCAGCAGTCTGACTATGGGCGGCCCTCGCAGCAACGCATGCAGACTCACGTGTGA